From one Liolophura sinensis isolate JHLJ2023 chromosome 10, CUHK_Ljap_v2, whole genome shotgun sequence genomic stretch:
- the LOC135476301 gene encoding nuclear cap-binding protein subunit 3-like isoform X2: MKRWNSMYALLSSKRYENKAGEFITGLDMTVEQLREKREERAKRFGIPAKPHDPKVNYEELYKSLGMKANDRHDERGIRPEAIHVRGLEEMNTQDVFKYFQEFGPGSIEWIDDTSCNVVWLDPISAARALMKLSVSHASVEKYLKKDDKSDTRKTDSSVFKKQKSNSKPEVEESEDDDELDLTEDPASKEKEEKETPMDTSETEDKNSTEVNRTESESKEEEMEEGEISDGSEADEEGFEAYKNVTLSRVIWPPGEWRLGVPSPKAKYLFFRFATKADVKLPGLKREVNIMCVMETQTMEV, encoded by the exons ATGAAAAGGTGGAATTCAATGTACGCATTG CTGTCTTCTAAACGCTATGAGAATAAGGCTGGGGAGTTTATCACTGGCCTGGATATGACAGTTGAG CAATTAAGGGAGAAGCGAGAGGAAAGAGCCAAACGTTTTGGAATCCCTGCAAAACCACATGATCCTAAAGTAAATTACGAGGAGCTTTATAAAAG TTTGGGCATGAAGGCCAATGACAGACATGATGAACGTGGTATACGACCTGAAGCTATCCATGTGCGAGGGCTAGAGGAGATGAACACACAGGACGTGTTCAAGTACTTTCAGGAGTTTGGACCAGGCTCAATTGAGTGGATTGATGATACTTCAT GCAATGTGGTTTGGCTGGATCCCATTTCTGCTGCCAGGGCGCTGATGAAACTTAGTGTGAGTCATGCCTCTGTGGAGAAATACCTGAAGAAAGATGACAAGTCAGACACAAGGAAAACAGATTCTTCAG tttttaaaaaacagAAGTCCAATTCAAAGCCTGAGGTTGAAGAATCAGAGGATGATGATGAATTGGACTTGACTGAAGATCCTGCGTCCaaagagaaagaagaaaagGAAACTCCCATGGACACAAGTGAAACGGAAGATAAAAATAGTACGGAAGTTAACAgaacagaaagtgaaagtaaagaAGAGGAGATGGAGGAAGGAGAG ATCTCAGACGGGAGTGAAGCTGATGAGGAGGGATTTGAGGCATACAAGAATGTGACCTTGTCCCGAGTCATATGGCCTCCAGGGGAGTGGAGGTTAGGTGTCCCCAGCCCCAAGGCCAAATACCTCTTCTTCAGATTTGCCACAAAAG CTGATGTGAAATTACCTGGGCTGAAAAGAGAAGTAAATATTATGTGCGTCATGGAAACCCAAACTATGGAG GTATGA
- the LOC135476301 gene encoding nuclear cap-binding protein subunit 3-like isoform X1, with protein MADSSSKEKPNLKICIDNTESDSENEASLVLTDCSDIDDDIRDQEVENEKVEFNVRIGKTHPSLASTTTNTTSKPVNSGSKLKLSSKRYENKAGEFITGLDMTVEQLREKREERAKRFGIPAKPHDPKVNYEELYKSLGMKANDRHDERGIRPEAIHVRGLEEMNTQDVFKYFQEFGPGSIEWIDDTSCNVVWLDPISAARALMKLSVSHASVEKYLKKDDKSDTRKTDSSVFKKQKSNSKPEVEESEDDDELDLTEDPASKEKEEKETPMDTSETEDKNSTEVNRTESESKEEEMEEGEISDGSEADEEGFEAYKNVTLSRVIWPPGEWRLGVPSPKAKYLFFRFATKADVKLPGLKREVNIMCVMETQTMEV; from the exons ATGGCCGACTCTTCGAGCAAAGAGAAACCAAACCTGAAAATCTGTATTGATAATACAGAAAGCGACAGTGAAAATGAGGCCAGCTTGGTTCTAACAGACTGCAGTGATATAGATGATGACATAAGAGACCAAGAAGTGGAAAATGAAAAGGTGGAATTCAATGTACGCATTGGTAAGACCCATCCTTCTTTGGCCTCAACAACAACCAACACCACCTCGAAGCCTGTCAATTCCGGATCCAAGCTGAAA CTGTCTTCTAAACGCTATGAGAATAAGGCTGGGGAGTTTATCACTGGCCTGGATATGACAGTTGAG CAATTAAGGGAGAAGCGAGAGGAAAGAGCCAAACGTTTTGGAATCCCTGCAAAACCACATGATCCTAAAGTAAATTACGAGGAGCTTTATAAAAG TTTGGGCATGAAGGCCAATGACAGACATGATGAACGTGGTATACGACCTGAAGCTATCCATGTGCGAGGGCTAGAGGAGATGAACACACAGGACGTGTTCAAGTACTTTCAGGAGTTTGGACCAGGCTCAATTGAGTGGATTGATGATACTTCAT GCAATGTGGTTTGGCTGGATCCCATTTCTGCTGCCAGGGCGCTGATGAAACTTAGTGTGAGTCATGCCTCTGTGGAGAAATACCTGAAGAAAGATGACAAGTCAGACACAAGGAAAACAGATTCTTCAG tttttaaaaaacagAAGTCCAATTCAAAGCCTGAGGTTGAAGAATCAGAGGATGATGATGAATTGGACTTGACTGAAGATCCTGCGTCCaaagagaaagaagaaaagGAAACTCCCATGGACACAAGTGAAACGGAAGATAAAAATAGTACGGAAGTTAACAgaacagaaagtgaaagtaaagaAGAGGAGATGGAGGAAGGAGAG ATCTCAGACGGGAGTGAAGCTGATGAGGAGGGATTTGAGGCATACAAGAATGTGACCTTGTCCCGAGTCATATGGCCTCCAGGGGAGTGGAGGTTAGGTGTCCCCAGCCCCAAGGCCAAATACCTCTTCTTCAGATTTGCCACAAAAG CTGATGTGAAATTACCTGGGCTGAAAAGAGAAGTAAATATTATGTGCGTCATGGAAACCCAAACTATGGAG GTATGA
- the LOC135476777 gene encoding cytochrome P450 2J6-like — translation MNGVYTLLRSPRENYPRGPTAWPFIGNVQILSYKPHLRLFNLKDTYGDVFSLKLGTQDVVVVCSLAGIQEGLQERGETFAERPNSQVYNALYNGNRQNGISTSDYTEKSYIKRGFIQACLDGHYANDNVIEEKIAIHATDILLAFIEYEGKPFDPSDIFFLNCLRVSLWLVYGQQFDQRDNNLHEILATFKLRSSLKGLWLTDIPLCRFLDEKKIHEVRHRTALQTTFQGKLLDKHKDTYDPDVVRDMIDQLLIFIENDEDRGILTTEDMTYLLLDITGSGFQATAVTMTWLMAYMACYPQIQVKVQEEIDTVVRGSGIPSLADQMKLPYTVATILEVERLASVCPFLIPHRVADKCILQGYDIPENTWILFNVWSLHHDARMWKNPMKFDPNRFVENNTVTIPDYFLPYGLGPRCCVGESLAEAEIFLFFVNIMQQFHIKPADGDEISLDGEFNTILRPQSFRIQALDRKDIELESVD, via the exons ATGAATG GAGTCTACACATTGTTGAGAAGTCCTCGTGAAAATTACCCCAGAGGTCCAACAGCCTGGCCTTTCATAGGGAATGTGCAAATTCTCTCGTATAAGCCTCACTTGAGACTTTTCAATCTGAAGGACACGTATGGCGATGTATTCAGCTTAAAGCTTGGGACGCAAGATGTAGTCGTTGTGTGTTCTTTGGCTGGTATACAAGAAGGGCTCCAAGAACGAGGAGAAACGTTTGCAGAACGTCCAAATAGTCAGGTGTATAATGCTTTGTACAATGGAAACAGGCAGAATG GGATTTCCACCAGTGATTACACAGAAAAATCCTACATTAAGAGAGGATTTATCCAAGCATGTTTAGACGGACATTATGCTAATGACAATGTTATTGAGGAGAAGATTGCGATCCATGCTACAGACATTCTGCTGGCATTTATAGAATATGAAGGCAAGCCGTTTGATCccagtgacatattttttttgaacTGTTTGCGTGTTTCTCTGTGGTTGGTGTACGGCCAACAGTTCGACCAGCGAGATAataatttacatgaaatacTAGCAACCTTCAAACTGCGTTCTAGTTTAAAAGGCCTGTGGCTGACAGACATCCCATTGTGTCGTTTTCTGgatgagaaaaaaattcatgaagTGCGTCATCGAACCGCTCTTCAAACCACATTCCAAGGCAAGCTTCTCGATAAGCACAAAGACACGTATGATCCAGATGTTGTGCGTGACATGATTGATCAGCTTCTGATTTTCATAGAAAACGACGAAGACCGTGGCATTTTGACAACTGAGGATATGACCTATTTACTACTGGACATAACAGGTTCCGGCTTCCAGGCTACAGCGGTCACCATGACCTGGCTCATGGCTTACATGGCTTGTTATCCACAAATACAGGTCAAAGTTCAAGAGGAAATAGACACTGTTGTCAGAGGCTCTGGAATTCCCAGCCTGGCAGATCAAATGAAACTACCATACACTGTAGCAACTATACTAGAGGTAGAAAGACTGGCCAGTGTTTGCCCCTTCCTTATTCCACATCGTGTGGCAGACAAGTGCATCTTACAAG GCTATGATATTCCTGAAAACACCTGGATTTTGTTCAATGTCTGGAGTCTTCATCACGATGCCAGGATGTGGAAAAACCCCATGAAATTTGATCCcaatag atttgtgGAGAACAACACAGTAACCATACCAGATTATTTCCTCCCATATGGGCTCGGTCCACGGTGCTGTGTCGGTGAGAGTTTAGCTGAAGCTGAGATCTTCTTGTTTTTTGTCAACATTATGCAACAGTTCCACATCAAGCCAGCAGATGGCGATGAGATCAGCCTGGATGGCGAGTTTAACACGATTCTCAGGCCGCAATCATTCCGTATACAAGCTCTGGATAGGAAAGACATTGAGCTGGAATCTGTGGACTAG